In the Kribbella sp. NBC_00482 genome, one interval contains:
- a CDS encoding ROK family transcriptional regulator, with protein sequence MSKGTVGGGGTTMLRRINVAAVLDAVRRSAPAPLRVAELVERTGLARPTVAQAVDELLDAGWLQQHGPDSADRSLGRPAIRVSLRGRAAPVLGLDVGPHRVTVGVSDLAGRKLSLVRRSGPGWTAQELLGVIGEVINEALAEAEVPAEDIAAVVAASPGIVDEHTGRVQLVPSVPGWSAIDLIKHVRGLLDCPVMLDNDANLAALAIAAARGGTGTLLAVQWGERLGAGIVIDGRLHRGTGAAGEIGFIATDTDDVINPEDSRGPLERAVGSEAIAALGRQAALDNPQSRLAELGGEQLDTADVFAAAAERDPVAQAVVQQVARTFARALAPSVLVLDPTAVVIGGGVARAGAVLLDAISDQLRLLTLNHPKLELSALAEDAVVTGAMRMALDEVWQRKLPTPAMTSTT encoded by the coding sequence ATGAGCAAGGGAACGGTCGGCGGCGGCGGTACGACGATGCTGCGGCGGATCAACGTAGCCGCGGTCCTGGACGCGGTTCGCCGCTCCGCGCCCGCACCGTTGCGCGTCGCCGAGCTGGTCGAGCGCACCGGTCTGGCCAGACCGACGGTCGCCCAGGCCGTGGACGAGCTGCTCGACGCCGGTTGGCTGCAGCAGCACGGCCCCGACTCCGCGGACCGTTCGCTCGGTCGCCCGGCCATCCGCGTCTCGCTGCGCGGCCGTGCCGCACCGGTGCTCGGACTCGACGTCGGCCCGCACCGGGTCACCGTCGGCGTCTCGGACCTGGCCGGCCGCAAGCTCTCGCTGGTACGGCGCTCTGGACCCGGATGGACCGCGCAGGAGCTGCTCGGCGTCATCGGTGAGGTCATCAACGAGGCCCTGGCCGAGGCCGAGGTGCCGGCCGAGGACATCGCCGCCGTGGTCGCCGCGAGCCCGGGCATCGTCGACGAGCACACCGGCCGGGTCCAGCTGGTCCCGAGTGTGCCGGGCTGGTCCGCGATCGACCTGATCAAGCACGTCCGCGGTCTGCTCGACTGCCCGGTCATGCTGGACAACGACGCCAACCTGGCCGCGCTGGCGATCGCCGCCGCACGCGGTGGGACCGGCACGCTGCTGGCTGTCCAGTGGGGTGAGCGGCTCGGTGCGGGCATCGTCATCGACGGCCGGTTGCACCGTGGCACCGGGGCGGCCGGTGAGATCGGCTTCATCGCTACCGACACGGACGACGTGATCAACCCGGAGGACAGCCGCGGCCCCTTGGAGCGAGCGGTCGGTTCGGAGGCGATCGCGGCGCTGGGACGTCAGGCAGCGCTCGACAACCCCCAGTCGCGGCTGGCCGAGCTGGGTGGAGAGCAACTGGACACCGCGGACGTGTTCGCCGCTGCGGCGGAGCGTGACCCGGTGGCGCAGGCCGTCGTACAGCAGGTCGCCCGGACGTTCGCACGCGCGTTGGCGCCGTCCGTGCTCGTGCTGGACCCGACCGCGGTGGTGATCGGTGGCGGTGTCGCCCGCGCCGGCGCCGTACTACTGGACGCCATCTCGGACCAGTTGCGCCTGCTGACGCTCAACCACCCGAAGCTGGAGCTCTCCGCCCTGGCCGAGGACGCCGTGGTCACCGGCGCGATGCGCATGGCCCTCGACGAGGTCTGGCAACGCAAGCTGCCAACCCCAGCAATGACCAGCACTACTTAG
- a CDS encoding DUF998 domain-containing protein, which translates to MTAVPYRLIRNLMLAAGVLYCSLLLEAAAGFPLDVHRSFLSELGARDQSTSLTARGMDLATGVLLLVAVLLARPAARAQRELTGLLISTAVFGLGTLFDSFSPMDCAPSASAACRAAEANGQVGVALVLHEVTSTLAGLGSIAMGVFAVLVLRRFGWGGLWAKAVAVLAGAVAVTQTWLGVQTGSDVLTGNELEAPGILQRVSVALVCLMLGTVLPALRHALLDDRDLDRGARAG; encoded by the coding sequence ATGACCGCCGTCCCGTACCGCCTCATCCGCAACCTGATGCTTGCCGCAGGCGTGCTCTACTGCAGTCTGCTGCTCGAGGCGGCGGCCGGATTCCCGTTGGACGTCCACCGCTCGTTCCTGAGTGAGCTGGGGGCGCGGGACCAGTCCACGAGTCTCACTGCGCGCGGGATGGACCTGGCCACGGGCGTGTTGCTGCTGGTCGCCGTACTGCTGGCCAGGCCTGCGGCGCGGGCGCAGCGGGAGCTGACCGGTCTGCTGATCAGTACGGCGGTGTTCGGGCTCGGGACGTTGTTCGACTCGTTTTCGCCGATGGACTGCGCACCGTCGGCCAGTGCGGCGTGCCGTGCGGCAGAGGCGAACGGCCAGGTCGGGGTGGCGCTGGTGCTCCATGAGGTGACCTCGACCCTCGCAGGTCTCGGCAGCATCGCCATGGGCGTCTTCGCGGTCCTCGTACTCCGGCGGTTCGGCTGGGGTGGACTATGGGCCAAGGCGGTCGCCGTACTGGCTGGAGCGGTCGCGGTAACGCAGACGTGGCTCGGTGTGCAGACGGGGAGCGACGTACTCACCGGCAACGAACTGGAGGCTCCGGGCATCCTGCAACGCGTCTCGGTAGCACTCGTCTGCTTAATGCTGGGGACAGTGTTACCAGCTCTGAGGCACGCTTTACTCGATGACCGTGACCTGGATCGTGGTGCCCGGGCTGGCTGA
- a CDS encoding L-serine ammonia-lyase: protein MAISVFDLFSIGIGPSSSHTVGPMRAARTFARGLADDGLLAATTTVEAQLFGSLGATGHGHGSNKAVLLGLEGSDPETVATHSVDARVETIRERGRILLAGTHEITFDENTDLLMHRRKALPYHPNGMMFVARGADDAVLRERTYYSVGGGFVVDETAAAGDRIVPDTTPLKYPFTTGAELLDRCRESQLSISEVMLANELAWRTEDEVRDGLLHIWQVMQDCVREGCETEGILPGGLKVPRRAHALHAKLTQDPWSVDPLKVMDWVNLFALAVNEQNASGGRIVTAPTNGAAGIIPAVLHYYRRFVPGSTEDGVVRFLLAAGAIGVLYKENASISGAEVGCQGEVGSACSMAAAGLCEVSGGTPEQVENAAEIAMEHNLGLTCDPVGGLVQIPCIERNAMASVKAINATRMAMHGDGVHVVTLDKVIKTMRETGADMKIKYKETSRGGLAVNVIEC, encoded by the coding sequence ATGGCGATCAGCGTCTTCGACCTGTTCAGTATCGGGATCGGCCCGTCGAGCTCCCACACCGTGGGACCGATGCGTGCGGCCCGCACTTTCGCACGCGGTCTCGCCGACGACGGCCTGCTGGCCGCGACGACGACCGTCGAGGCGCAGCTCTTCGGCTCGCTCGGCGCCACCGGGCACGGGCACGGCAGTAACAAGGCCGTCCTGCTCGGCCTCGAGGGCTCCGACCCGGAGACCGTCGCCACGCACTCGGTCGACGCCCGCGTCGAGACAATCCGCGAGCGCGGCCGGATCCTGCTGGCCGGCACCCACGAGATCACGTTCGACGAGAACACCGACCTGCTCATGCACCGCCGCAAGGCGCTCCCGTACCACCCGAACGGGATGATGTTCGTCGCCCGCGGCGCCGATGACGCCGTACTGCGGGAGCGCACCTACTACTCGGTCGGCGGCGGATTCGTCGTCGACGAGACCGCTGCCGCGGGTGACCGGATCGTGCCGGACACGACCCCGCTGAAGTACCCGTTCACCACCGGCGCGGAGCTGCTCGACCGGTGCCGCGAGTCGCAGCTGTCGATCAGCGAGGTGATGCTCGCGAACGAGCTCGCCTGGCGGACCGAGGACGAGGTCCGGGACGGGCTGCTGCACATCTGGCAGGTGATGCAGGACTGCGTCCGCGAGGGCTGTGAGACCGAGGGGATCCTGCCGGGCGGTCTCAAGGTGCCGCGACGGGCGCACGCCCTGCACGCGAAACTCACCCAGGATCCGTGGTCGGTGGATCCGCTCAAGGTGATGGACTGGGTGAACCTGTTCGCGCTCGCGGTCAACGAGCAGAACGCGTCCGGCGGCCGGATCGTGACCGCTCCGACGAACGGTGCCGCCGGCATCATTCCCGCCGTACTGCACTACTACCGGCGCTTCGTGCCCGGGTCGACCGAGGACGGCGTAGTCCGGTTCCTGCTGGCCGCCGGTGCGATCGGCGTGCTCTACAAGGAGAACGCGTCGATCTCCGGCGCCGAGGTCGGCTGCCAGGGCGAGGTCGGGTCCGCCTGCTCGATGGCCGCCGCCGGGTTGTGCGAGGTTTCCGGTGGTACGCCGGAACAGGTGGAGAACGCCGCCGAGATCGCGATGGAGCACAACCTCGGCCTGACCTGCGACCCGGTCGGCGGGCTGGTGCAGATCCCGTGCATCGAGCGGAACGCGATGGCGTCGGTGAAGGCGATCAACGCGACCCGGATGGCGATGCACGGCGACGGCGTCCACGTGGTCACCCTCGACAAGGTCATCAAGACCATGCGCGAGACCGGCGCCGACATGAAGATCAAGTACAAGGAGACGTCCCGCGGCGGCCTCGCCGTCAACGTCATCGAGTGCTAG
- a CDS encoding helix-turn-helix transcriptional regulator, translating into MGELGRTLHAWRDRVTPSEVGLPTGGKRRAPGLRREELAHLAGLSVDYIVRLEQGRSDSPSAQVLTALARALRLSDAERNHLFVLAGEVEPSPGRVSAYIPPGVQRIVDQLEGAALCVTDAAWTVITWNPMFAALIGDFSPWQGRWRNIVYRHFVAPGDRVVMTPEQQQNFRNAMVTDLRASLARYPRDPDLQALIEELRAGYDDFAQLWDRPVVGFHQSERKTIRHPDVGTFDIDCDVLAVPGSDLRIVVYTAAPNTEAAEKLRLLSVIGLQALL; encoded by the coding sequence ATGGGCGAGCTCGGACGGACGTTGCACGCGTGGCGTGATCGGGTGACGCCTTCGGAGGTCGGGTTGCCCACCGGTGGGAAGCGGCGGGCGCCGGGGCTGCGGCGCGAGGAGCTGGCGCACCTCGCCGGATTGTCGGTCGACTACATCGTCCGGCTGGAGCAGGGCCGGTCGGACTCGCCGTCGGCCCAGGTCCTGACCGCGCTGGCCCGCGCGCTCCGGTTGTCCGATGCCGAGCGCAACCATCTGTTCGTGCTCGCGGGGGAGGTCGAGCCGTCGCCCGGGCGAGTCTCGGCGTACATCCCGCCCGGCGTCCAGCGGATCGTCGATCAGCTGGAGGGCGCGGCGCTGTGCGTCACCGACGCTGCTTGGACGGTGATCACCTGGAACCCGATGTTCGCCGCGCTGATCGGCGACTTCTCGCCGTGGCAGGGGCGGTGGCGGAACATCGTCTACCGGCATTTCGTGGCGCCGGGCGACCGCGTCGTCATGACGCCGGAGCAGCAGCAGAATTTCCGGAACGCGATGGTGACGGATCTGCGCGCGTCCCTCGCCCGGTATCCGCGCGATCCGGATCTCCAGGCGTTGATCGAGGAGCTCCGTGCAGGGTACGACGACTTCGCGCAACTGTGGGACCGACCGGTCGTCGGCTTCCACCAGAGCGAGCGGAAGACGATCCGGCACCCGGACGTCGGCACCTTCGACATCGACTGCGACGTACTCGCGGTCCCGGGCAGCGACCTGCGCATCGTCGTCTACACCGCCGCCCCGAACACCGAAGCCGCGGAGAAGCTCCGGCTGTTGTCGGTGATCGGCCTGCAAGCGTTGCTCTGA
- a CDS encoding DUF3817 domain-containing protein yields MSTKHAAWFRTVAIAEAISWTGLLIGMLFKYVLSDNEIGVKIFGPIHGGIFIAYVITVLAVRGPLRWSWPVTLAALAASIPPLFTWFFEIWAVRTGRIDAGRETAVPSTAETAA; encoded by the coding sequence ATGAGTACCAAACATGCGGCGTGGTTCCGGACGGTGGCGATCGCCGAGGCGATCTCGTGGACCGGACTGCTGATCGGGATGCTGTTCAAGTACGTGCTGTCCGACAACGAGATCGGGGTGAAGATCTTCGGCCCGATCCACGGCGGCATCTTCATCGCCTACGTGATCACGGTGCTGGCCGTGCGCGGCCCGTTGCGGTGGTCCTGGCCGGTGACGTTGGCCGCGCTGGCGGCCAGCATTCCCCCGTTGTTCACCTGGTTCTTCGAGATCTGGGCGGTCCGCACCGGCCGGATTGACGCCGGCCGGGAGACCGCCGTACCGTCCACAGCAGAAACAGCCGCATGA
- a CDS encoding alpha/beta fold hydrolase, translated as MTFTQRAVTGAVLLGVAAAGLTTLPTATATTDRVQWTDCKPEGKDDPAEVLGSQCATLRLPVDWRDPGGPTFDFAIARRTAKVPSERVGVLVFGPGGPGDSGVDRIKTGIDRFSTDLQDRFDIVSFDPRGIARSNPVRCSAELLNKQPSPIIKSAAEFTSTITYNRQLATDCREHTGPLYDHIDTWQTVRDVDAVRRALGESTISFHGSSYGTVLGAQYAETYPRRVRAMVLESVTDHSSSSTGDFLDDQAAAVQDSFEEFVKWCDATTTCALHGRDVHALWADLLAKSPDPFTLSFSVFRALYGPQWSALAEMLKAGVTPPKPVQTGVAPYPLAVFCQDWNLPVRNYREYAGNLQRLARNNQDMRYPGQLMAVSICLGSPPANNPQHVLKVRGLKTPVLLANAIHDPATGYAWAQSVERQLGRYGVLLTYEGWGHGSYTTSPCMTSTIDDYLIARDVPKRGSSCAAVPPTG; from the coding sequence ATGACGTTCACCCAGCGCGCCGTCACCGGCGCCGTACTGCTCGGCGTCGCGGCCGCCGGGCTGACCACGCTTCCAACCGCAACCGCAACCACGGACCGGGTGCAGTGGACCGACTGCAAACCCGAGGGCAAGGACGACCCGGCCGAGGTGCTCGGCTCGCAGTGCGCGACGCTCCGGTTGCCGGTCGACTGGCGCGACCCCGGTGGTCCCACGTTCGACTTCGCGATCGCCCGCCGTACGGCGAAGGTGCCGAGCGAACGCGTCGGCGTTCTGGTGTTCGGTCCTGGTGGTCCCGGCGACTCGGGGGTCGACCGGATCAAGACCGGGATCGACCGGTTCAGCACCGACCTGCAGGACCGCTTCGACATCGTCAGCTTCGACCCACGCGGTATCGCGCGCAGCAACCCGGTGCGCTGCTCGGCCGAGCTGCTCAACAAGCAGCCGTCGCCGATCATCAAGAGCGCGGCCGAGTTCACCTCCACGATCACCTACAACCGGCAGCTCGCCACAGACTGCCGCGAGCACACCGGCCCGCTGTACGACCACATCGACACCTGGCAAACGGTGCGCGACGTCGACGCGGTACGGCGGGCGCTCGGCGAGTCCACGATCTCCTTCCATGGCAGCTCGTACGGGACGGTACTCGGAGCGCAGTACGCCGAGACGTACCCGCGCCGGGTCCGCGCGATGGTGCTGGAGAGCGTGACCGACCACAGCTCGTCCAGCACAGGTGACTTCCTCGACGACCAGGCGGCTGCGGTACAGGACTCGTTCGAGGAGTTCGTGAAGTGGTGCGACGCCACAACGACCTGTGCACTGCACGGGCGCGACGTCCACGCTCTCTGGGCGGACCTGCTGGCCAAGTCGCCTGACCCGTTCACGCTGAGCTTCTCCGTGTTCCGGGCGCTCTACGGACCCCAGTGGTCTGCGCTGGCCGAGATGCTGAAGGCAGGTGTCACTCCCCCGAAGCCGGTGCAGACGGGAGTCGCGCCGTACCCGCTAGCGGTGTTCTGTCAGGACTGGAACCTGCCGGTCCGCAACTACCGCGAGTACGCCGGGAATCTCCAGCGGCTCGCACGGAACAACCAGGACATGCGCTACCCGGGTCAGCTGATGGCTGTGTCCATCTGCCTCGGCTCACCGCCCGCGAACAACCCGCAGCACGTGCTGAAGGTCCGTGGGCTCAAGACGCCCGTACTGCTCGCCAACGCGATCCACGACCCGGCCACCGGCTACGCGTGGGCGCAGAGCGTCGAGCGTCAGCTCGGCCGGTACGGCGTACTGCTGACGTACGAGGGTTGGGGACACGGGAGCTACACGACGAGCCCGTGCATGACGAGCACGATCGACGACTACCTGATCGCGCGGGACGTACCGAAGCGCGGCAGCAGCTGTGCCGCCGTACCGCCCACCGGGTGA
- the lysX gene encoding bifunctional lysylphosphatidylglycerol synthetase/lysine--tRNA ligase LysX has protein sequence MPSEQAAMIPAWQHRAAGWVGRVVVLASVWSFIAIPLHVGAPRFVKHVDFAFDFVGIPAGHTIFSAVYLAVVGSALLRGKRAALLWVLWVFEALWFLAQVAGIAFTSVRLANPTDADLLRDFGPASVEDLEWGIVQAVVVAAIVVLLWKIRGAFPARLAPGSRRLAIGALVFGMLISIAVSVTLTQIFPRTLSGQRQKIGWAVIAALGQSRSKMGGHEGHGWIGLTVGAISAASLVLAFWIFLRSVQRVRYLTQPEELEVRRLLLLHGERDSLGYFATRRDKAVVFAPGNDAAIAYRVVNGVSLASGDPLGDPVAWPAAIQRWLAEARRYGWSPAVLSASEEAAQAYVDAGLRALSMGDEAIIDVADFTLEGRTMRPVRQAVTRVQRAGYHAEVVRHGDLSPETLAQYVHLAEKWRGARTERGFSMALGRLGDPADARCVMVIARDADGVVRGLLSFAPWGVRGVSLDLMRRDPESVNGLMEFMVTSLIDASGDLGVHRISLNFAMFREIFSDAERVGAGPVLRLTNALLTAGSRFWQLESLYQSNEKYLPRWSPRLMCYSRGASLAQVVFAAGTAEGFLPAPRPWTRVDSVEAAERHAIMAADGRAFATAAQEQEVELLRPALPTRKLTEQEQIRRTKLAELVAAGIDPYPVEVPRTETLERVRELYPNLPPDHHTGHTASVTGRVLRMRGHGGLAFAQLQDGLTQLQVMLTVDSCGDVPLDQWQRLVDIGDHVSVTGEVVTSRRGELSIAATSWVMAAKCLHPLPDKRKGFTDPEARVRQRHLDLVMNPDSLRMMQQRSAAVRALRNGFETRGFIEVETPMLQAVHGGANARPFVTHINAYDTELFLRIAPELYLKRLSVGGMGKVFELNRNFRNEGADATHNPEFTSVEAYQPYADYHVMRELTRELLIEAATAVYGKPVVRRDGEEIDISGEWPVVTVHDAVGRAAGTAIDSETPADELRALCAEHGVHTTFEMSAGELVLELYDELVEPNTTVPTFYTDFPLETSPLTRNHRTNPRLAERWDLVAFGAEIGTAYSELVDPVEQRRRLTEQSLKAAAGDPEAMSLDEDFLSALEYAMPPTGGLGIGVDRVMMMLTGQNIRSTLAFPFVRPAPRD, from the coding sequence GTGCCGTCGGAACAAGCAGCAATGATCCCGGCCTGGCAGCACCGGGCCGCAGGCTGGGTGGGCCGCGTCGTCGTGCTCGCCTCGGTGTGGTCGTTCATCGCCATCCCGCTGCACGTGGGCGCGCCGAGGTTCGTCAAGCACGTCGACTTCGCGTTCGACTTCGTCGGTATCCCGGCCGGGCACACGATCTTCTCCGCCGTCTACCTCGCGGTGGTCGGCAGCGCGTTGCTGCGCGGTAAGCGAGCGGCACTGCTCTGGGTGCTGTGGGTCTTCGAGGCGCTCTGGTTCCTCGCGCAGGTCGCCGGGATCGCGTTCACGAGCGTCCGGCTGGCCAACCCGACGGACGCGGACCTGCTCCGCGACTTCGGGCCGGCGAGTGTCGAGGACCTGGAGTGGGGCATCGTCCAGGCGGTCGTGGTGGCCGCCATCGTCGTCCTGCTGTGGAAGATCCGCGGCGCCTTCCCGGCCCGGCTCGCGCCCGGTAGCCGACGGCTCGCGATCGGCGCGCTGGTGTTCGGCATGCTGATCTCGATCGCGGTCAGCGTCACCCTGACGCAGATCTTCCCGCGCACGCTCAGCGGGCAGCGGCAGAAGATCGGCTGGGCCGTGATCGCCGCGCTCGGCCAGTCGCGCAGCAAGATGGGCGGTCACGAGGGCCACGGCTGGATCGGTCTGACCGTCGGCGCGATCTCGGCGGCCTCGCTGGTGCTGGCGTTCTGGATCTTCCTCCGCTCGGTCCAGCGGGTCCGGTACCTGACCCAGCCCGAGGAGCTCGAGGTACGGCGCCTCCTTCTACTGCACGGCGAGCGGGATTCCCTCGGGTACTTCGCCACCCGCCGCGACAAGGCCGTCGTGTTCGCACCGGGCAACGACGCCGCCATCGCGTACCGGGTGGTGAACGGCGTCAGCCTGGCCAGTGGCGATCCGCTCGGCGACCCGGTCGCCTGGCCCGCCGCGATCCAGCGCTGGCTCGCCGAGGCCCGCCGGTACGGCTGGTCCCCGGCGGTGCTGTCGGCGAGCGAGGAGGCGGCGCAGGCGTACGTCGACGCCGGCCTGCGCGCACTGTCGATGGGTGACGAGGCGATCATCGACGTCGCCGACTTCACCCTCGAAGGCCGCACGATGCGACCGGTGCGCCAGGCCGTGACGCGGGTCCAGCGGGCCGGGTACCACGCTGAGGTCGTGCGGCACGGAGACCTGTCACCGGAGACGCTGGCGCAGTACGTCCATCTCGCGGAGAAGTGGCGCGGGGCGCGGACCGAGCGCGGGTTCTCGATGGCGCTCGGTCGGCTCGGCGATCCGGCCGACGCGCGCTGCGTGATGGTGATCGCGCGGGACGCCGACGGCGTCGTCCGCGGGTTGCTGTCGTTCGCCCCGTGGGGTGTCCGGGGCGTGTCGCTGGACCTGATGCGGCGCGATCCAGAGTCCGTGAACGGGTTGATGGAGTTCATGGTGACCTCCCTGATCGACGCCTCGGGCGATCTCGGCGTCCACCGGATCTCGCTGAACTTCGCGATGTTCCGGGAGATCTTCAGCGACGCCGAGCGGGTCGGCGCGGGACCGGTACTGCGGCTCACGAACGCGTTGCTGACCGCGGGATCACGCTTCTGGCAGCTGGAGAGTCTGTACCAGTCGAACGAGAAGTACTTGCCGCGCTGGTCGCCGCGGTTGATGTGCTACTCGCGCGGCGCCTCGCTCGCGCAGGTGGTGTTCGCGGCCGGTACCGCGGAAGGCTTCCTGCCGGCGCCGCGGCCGTGGACCCGTGTCGACAGTGTCGAGGCGGCGGAGCGGCACGCGATCATGGCCGCGGACGGTCGCGCGTTCGCCACCGCCGCACAGGAGCAGGAAGTGGAGTTGCTGCGGCCGGCGTTGCCGACCCGGAAGCTCACCGAGCAGGAGCAGATCCGGCGTACCAAGCTCGCCGAGCTCGTTGCCGCCGGCATCGATCCGTACCCGGTCGAGGTGCCGCGGACGGAGACGCTGGAACGGGTCCGGGAGCTGTACCCGAATCTGCCGCCGGACCATCACACCGGGCACACGGCGTCGGTGACCGGCCGGGTACTGCGGATGCGGGGCCACGGCGGCCTCGCCTTCGCGCAGTTGCAGGACGGGCTCACGCAGCTGCAGGTGATGCTGACGGTCGATTCCTGCGGCGACGTACCGCTGGACCAGTGGCAGCGACTTGTGGACATCGGCGACCACGTGAGCGTCACCGGCGAGGTCGTCACGAGCCGCCGGGGTGAGCTGTCGATCGCCGCGACGTCGTGGGTGATGGCGGCGAAGTGCCTGCACCCGCTGCCCGACAAGCGGAAGGGTTTCACCGACCCCGAGGCGCGCGTCCGGCAGCGGCACCTCGACCTGGTGATGAACCCGGACTCGCTGCGGATGATGCAGCAGCGCAGTGCCGCCGTACGGGCCCTGCGCAACGGTTTCGAGACGCGTGGGTTCATCGAGGTCGAGACGCCGATGCTGCAGGCGGTGCACGGCGGCGCGAACGCGCGGCCGTTCGTCACGCACATCAACGCCTACGACACCGAGCTGTTCCTGCGGATCGCGCCCGAGCTGTACCTGAAGCGGCTGAGCGTCGGCGGGATGGGCAAGGTCTTCGAGCTGAACCGGAACTTCCGCAACGAGGGCGCCGACGCGACCCACAACCCGGAGTTCACCTCGGTCGAGGCCTACCAGCCGTACGCCGACTACCACGTGATGCGCGAACTCACCCGGGAGCTGCTGATCGAGGCCGCGACCGCGGTGTACGGCAAGCCCGTCGTACGCCGGGACGGCGAGGAGATCGACATCTCGGGCGAGTGGCCGGTCGTCACCGTCCACGACGCGGTCGGCCGGGCCGCCGGTACGGCGATCGACTCGGAGACGCCCGCGGACGAGCTCCGGGCGTTGTGCGCGGAGCACGGCGTCCACACGACGTTCGAGATGTCGGCCGGCGAACTCGTCCTGGAGCTGTACGACGAGCTCGTCGAACCGAACACCACGGTGCCGACGTTCTACACCGACTTCCCGCTCGAGACGTCCCCGCTGACCCGCAACCACCGCACGAATCCACGGCTCGCCGAGCGCTGGGACCTGGTCGCGTTCGGGGCCGAGATCGGTACGGCGTACTCCGAACTCGTCGACCCGGTCGAGCAGCGCCGGCGGCTCACCGAGCAGTCCCTGAAGGCCGCCGCCGGCGACCCCGAGGCGATGTCGCTGGACGAGGACTTCCTGTCGGCGCTCGAGTACGCGATGCCTCCGACCGGCGGCCTGGGCATCGGCGTCGACCGCGTCATGATGATGCTCACCGGCCAGAACATCCGCAGCACGCTGGCGTTTCCCTTCGTCCGTCCCGCACCACGGGACTGA
- a CDS encoding alpha/beta fold hydrolase produces the protein MTVTWIVVPGLAETPEEFSRLVELLPDEDVRVIDPWRTPIKSDVDALRAAAGVRPDAEIGLIGHSIGGLAALRWALTRPHEVTRLVLVDSSLTSETGWRAFYPGKRGDRVVRAVARFLGRVGVPQLLGPSVRRLIVRLGSTSNHDLLSKATAKARYGGDRSWLLFWDELAGSWELAAEVAKLVAGPVGAIAPTSLLVATGGTSRFTANSWLAGQQRLADSLGGTVEVLPDSAHLVHLDRPDAIATAVRR, from the coding sequence ATGACCGTGACCTGGATCGTGGTGCCCGGGCTGGCTGAGACTCCGGAGGAGTTCAGCCGGCTCGTCGAGTTGCTCCCGGACGAGGATGTTCGCGTCATCGATCCGTGGCGTACGCCGATCAAGTCGGACGTGGACGCGCTGCGGGCGGCTGCCGGCGTACGGCCAGATGCGGAGATCGGACTGATCGGGCACTCGATCGGTGGACTGGCCGCACTGCGCTGGGCGCTGACGCGGCCGCACGAGGTCACCCGGTTGGTGCTGGTCGACAGCAGCCTCACCTCGGAGACGGGGTGGCGTGCGTTCTACCCCGGGAAGCGTGGCGACCGGGTGGTTCGCGCAGTGGCGCGGTTCCTCGGGCGGGTCGGCGTACCGCAGCTGTTGGGTCCTTCGGTACGACGGTTGATCGTGAGGCTCGGCAGCACGTCGAACCACGACCTGTTGTCGAAAGCAACGGCCAAGGCGCGGTACGGCGGGGACAGGTCGTGGCTGCTGTTCTGGGACGAGCTCGCGGGCAGCTGGGAGCTGGCCGCAGAGGTAGCCAAGCTCGTAGCCGGCCCGGTCGGCGCAATCGCCCCGACGTCTCTCCTGGTGGCAACCGGTGGCACGTCCCGCTTCACCGCCAACAGCTGGCTGGCAGGCCAGCAACGCCTGGCTGACTCCTTGGGCGGAACAGTCGAGGTCCTACCCGACTCCGCCCACCTGGTCCACCTCGACCGCCCCGACGCCATCGCCACGGCAGTCCGCCGATAA